Proteins encoded together in one Desulfosporosinus meridiei DSM 13257 window:
- a CDS encoding DegT/DnrJ/EryC1/StrS family aminotransferase, with translation MRIPLLDLKAQYLTIKEEINQAIMNVLDSSVYILGPQMKALEKEIAAFCGTEEAVAVANGTDALVLTLKAFGIGPGDEVITTPFTFFASAETIAMVGATPVFVDIDPVTLNMDLDLLEKKITSRTKAIIPVHIFGQMLDVERVMEIAARHDLKVIEDSAQAIGAEYRGKKAGSLGHAATFSFFPTKNLGAYGDAGMIVTNDKHLAAELRMLRFHGCQVKYYHDKVGYNSRLDELQAAILRVKLGYLNQWNEGRRAKAAVYDKELAHLPLTLPGKDPAGIPIYHLYVLRSDRREELMEAFKQADIACAIYYPVPLHLQKAFHDLGYKEGSFPITEKACQQALAIPCYPELSRAEQEEIIRLIEGVYRG, from the coding sequence ATGCGAATTCCCCTATTGGATCTTAAAGCCCAATATTTAACCATTAAAGAGGAAATCAACCAAGCCATCATGAATGTGCTTGATTCATCCGTATATATTTTAGGACCCCAGATGAAGGCCTTGGAGAAAGAGATCGCTGCTTTCTGTGGTACGGAGGAAGCTGTGGCAGTCGCTAATGGCACGGATGCTTTAGTGCTGACACTTAAGGCCTTCGGCATTGGCCCTGGAGACGAAGTGATTACCACGCCCTTTACCTTTTTTGCCTCAGCTGAAACCATTGCTATGGTGGGAGCGACTCCGGTATTTGTGGATATTGACCCGGTAACCCTAAACATGGACTTAGATCTCCTGGAGAAGAAAATAACCTCGCGGACTAAGGCTATTATCCCCGTACATATTTTCGGTCAGATGCTGGACGTTGAAAGAGTGATGGAAATCGCGGCCCGCCATGACTTGAAGGTTATTGAAGATTCCGCTCAGGCCATTGGAGCAGAGTATCGGGGGAAAAAAGCCGGTTCCCTAGGACATGCGGCAACCTTTAGTTTTTTCCCGACGAAAAATTTGGGAGCTTATGGAGATGCAGGAATGATTGTCACTAACGACAAGCATCTGGCGGCAGAACTCCGTATGCTGCGCTTTCACGGCTGTCAAGTGAAATATTACCATGATAAAGTCGGCTATAACAGTCGTCTTGATGAGCTTCAAGCAGCGATTTTACGAGTGAAGTTAGGCTATTTAAATCAATGGAATGAAGGACGTCGAGCAAAGGCCGCGGTCTACGATAAAGAATTAGCCCATTTGCCCCTCACTTTGCCGGGGAAGGATCCGGCGGGTATCCCCATCTATCATCTTTATGTCTTACGCTCAGACCGTCGTGAGGAACTTATGGAGGCCTTTAAACAAGCGGATATCGCCTGCGCTATCTATTATCCGGTGCCCCTTCACTTACAGAAGGCCTTTCATGATCTGGGATATAAAGAGGGTTCTTTTCCGATCACGGAAAAAGCCTGTCAACAAGCTTTGGCGATTCCCTGTTATCCCGAACTATCCAGAGCTGAACAAGAAGAAATTATCCGCCTGATTGAAGGAGTATACCGTGGCTAG
- a CDS encoding flippase: protein MSFVRNSFLTLFGTIGRVAFSMITQIVISRVLGPVGKGLYAFLVQIPTVLVPLCSLGLNYANTYYIAKNPEDGKKAVGSSLGMAALLGGFMVVVVGIAYQFLKNGYMQAVTPLQLGLILIAIPFGLLNLYWLSVLWGMDYIGKYNLALLVQFIVLSAGVSIAALWGGLTVTMGFGIWVAGNILTTLYMLPDMAKISRWRVPSFSLSYIRQTLGYGAKSYLANVMMVINYRLDLFIIAGFLPFSQVGLYTTAVTLAEMVGYVGNAVNTALIPKLASGKDNLTFSMTPKVARLTILLTFLAALGMAVIGYPLIVLFFGARFSGAFYPLLLLLPGVVALGGSAVLSGDLMARGKPIYTSITSGITVVVTLILDFTLIPLWGITGASIASSLVYLSLFTLNYTFYRRESGEKLKAVVIFTREDIKEMTLFVKQVRNKWVSRGRAVQDGKK from the coding sequence ATGAGCTTTGTTCGCAATAGTTTTCTGACTCTCTTTGGAACCATAGGGCGCGTTGCTTTTTCCATGATAACTCAAATTGTCATCTCTCGTGTCCTTGGACCGGTGGGAAAAGGATTGTATGCCTTTCTTGTCCAGATACCTACGGTCTTAGTGCCACTCTGTAGTTTAGGGTTGAACTATGCGAATACTTACTACATTGCCAAGAATCCCGAAGATGGTAAAAAAGCTGTCGGGAGTTCACTGGGAATGGCTGCTTTATTAGGTGGCTTTATGGTAGTGGTTGTAGGGATTGCTTATCAATTTTTGAAAAACGGCTACATGCAAGCGGTAACCCCTCTTCAACTGGGGCTTATTCTGATAGCAATTCCCTTTGGTTTGCTAAATCTCTATTGGCTAAGTGTGCTATGGGGAATGGACTATATCGGTAAGTATAATTTAGCCTTACTGGTTCAATTCATAGTGCTTTCGGCGGGAGTCTCCATAGCAGCCCTCTGGGGCGGTTTAACAGTGACCATGGGATTTGGAATATGGGTTGCCGGAAATATCCTGACAACTTTATATATGCTCCCTGATATGGCGAAGATTTCACGGTGGCGTGTTCCCAGTTTTAGCCTTTCCTATATTCGCCAAACCCTGGGTTATGGAGCTAAGTCCTATTTAGCTAATGTCATGATGGTCATAAATTATCGACTGGATCTCTTTATTATCGCAGGCTTTTTGCCTTTCTCCCAAGTTGGTCTTTACACAACTGCAGTTACTCTCGCCGAAATGGTGGGGTATGTTGGGAATGCAGTTAATACGGCTTTGATCCCTAAACTTGCTTCAGGGAAAGACAACCTTACCTTTTCCATGACCCCAAAAGTTGCGCGCCTAACAATCTTGTTAACTTTTCTTGCGGCACTTGGCATGGCCGTTATCGGCTACCCACTGATTGTACTCTTTTTTGGAGCCCGTTTTAGTGGAGCCTTTTATCCTTTGCTGCTGCTATTACCTGGGGTTGTAGCCCTTGGCGGCTCTGCAGTGCTTTCCGGTGATCTAATGGCCCGAGGAAAGCCGATTTACACCAGTATTACTTCCGGTATTACGGTGGTAGTAACCCTCATCCTTGACTTTACACTCATTCCACTTTGGGGCATTACAGGAGCTTCTATAGCCTCAAGTCTGGTATACTTATCACTTTTTACCCTGAATTATACCTTTTATCGCCGTGAAAGCGGAGAAAAGCTTAAAGCGGTTGTGATTTTTACGCGGGAGGACATAAAAGAGATGACGTTGTTTGTTAAGCAGGTCAGAAATAAATGGGTCTCGAGAGGAAGGGCGGTGCAAGATGGAAAAAAGTAA
- a CDS encoding Gfo/Idh/MocA family protein, whose protein sequence is MSGNDKTRFAIIGCGRIAPKHAESIVALPEAELVAVCDIVPELAQAFADKYGAEPYTDYLEMLKRSDIDVVTIATSSGIHAEIGIAAAEAGKHVLVEKPMAMTLKTADAMIAACRKAGVKLGVIHQNRFNDSIKLLRKAVEDGRFGKLTHGQATVRWNRNDNYYTQAPWRGTKLHDGGVLMNQSIHNIDLLQWTFGPVESVFGYTETFMRKIEMEDMGAAVVKFKNGAIGIIEAASTIYPTNIEETFNVFGETGSVIVGGIAVNRIEVWEFPESAEEKAQIFASQAGDPPNVYGYGHREIISDMIQAIREDRTPAIPGEEGRKALEIILAIYKCQETKEPVVFPLVE, encoded by the coding sequence ATGAGTGGAAATGACAAAACTCGGTTTGCGATTATTGGTTGTGGACGGATTGCTCCCAAACATGCGGAATCTATCGTTGCCCTTCCGGAAGCAGAATTAGTTGCAGTATGTGATATAGTGCCGGAGTTAGCTCAGGCCTTTGCCGATAAATATGGAGCTGAGCCTTATACGGATTATCTGGAAATGCTGAAAAGATCAGACATTGATGTTGTTACTATCGCAACTTCCAGTGGAATTCATGCAGAGATCGGAATTGCAGCAGCTGAAGCAGGCAAGCACGTCTTGGTTGAAAAGCCAATGGCCATGACCTTGAAGACAGCGGATGCCATGATTGCGGCCTGCCGTAAAGCCGGTGTGAAGTTAGGAGTTATCCATCAAAACCGTTTTAATGACTCCATCAAACTTCTTCGTAAAGCTGTTGAAGATGGCCGCTTTGGCAAGTTAACTCACGGACAAGCTACCGTACGTTGGAATCGCAATGATAACTACTATACCCAGGCACCCTGGCGCGGAACTAAGCTCCACGATGGAGGGGTATTGATGAATCAATCGATACATAACATCGACCTCTTACAGTGGACATTTGGCCCAGTGGAGTCGGTTTTTGGATATACAGAGACGTTTATGCGCAAAATTGAAATGGAAGATATGGGAGCCGCTGTTGTTAAGTTTAAGAATGGGGCCATTGGAATTATTGAAGCAGCTTCGACCATCTATCCAACGAATATTGAAGAAACCTTTAATGTTTTTGGCGAAACAGGATCTGTGATCGTTGGCGGAATCGCCGTAAACCGTATTGAAGTCTGGGAGTTCCCCGAGAGTGCCGAAGAAAAGGCCCAGATCTTTGCCAGCCAAGCTGGGGATCCTCCGAATGTCTACGGATACGGACATCGGGAGATCATCTCGGATATGATTCAAGCTATCCGGGAGGATCGGACACCTGCAATTCCCGGAGAAGAGGGACGTAAGGCGCTGGAAATTATTCTGGCGATCTATAAATGCCAAGAAACGAAAGAGCCGGTTGTGTTTCCGTTGGTGGAGTAG
- a CDS encoding nucleotide sugar dehydrogenase, which yields MLTVKNVITNEDVVAKTLKEKIEKHQAKIGVIGLGYVGLPLAVEKGKVGFPVLGFDINPARVDRVNAADNYIGDVKDEDLKAMIDKGLLQATTDFSRLAECDVVIICVPTPLTITRDPDISYIQASTEEIRKSLRPGQIITLESTTYPGTTEQVILPLLEKTGLKVGQDFFLAFSPERVDPGNKRFTTKNTSKVVGGMTPYCLEIAYALYNQTISNVVPVSSPAAAELTKVFENTYRAVNIAMVNELMMLCDRMGIDIWEVVEAAGTKPFGIQTFYPGPGVGGHCIPIDPFYLTWKAREYDFHTRFIELAGEINVEVSYYVINKVMRALNSVNKSLKDSNIFVLGVAYKKDIDDMRESPALKIIELLRKQGANIVYHDPYIPVIEPHGGSTIHLESVPLTDAALADADTVLILTDHTAVDYERVVEKAKLVVDTRNATKNVLRNREKIAKI from the coding sequence ATGTTAACCGTTAAAAATGTAATTACCAATGAAGATGTGGTTGCCAAAACTCTTAAAGAAAAAATAGAAAAACATCAAGCAAAAATCGGCGTTATCGGCTTAGGTTATGTGGGGCTTCCCTTAGCCGTTGAAAAAGGGAAGGTAGGCTTTCCTGTACTGGGGTTTGACATCAACCCGGCCCGGGTGGATCGTGTAAACGCTGCGGACAACTATATTGGAGATGTCAAAGATGAAGACCTTAAGGCAATGATTGATAAAGGGCTGTTACAGGCAACCACCGATTTTTCAAGATTAGCAGAATGCGACGTGGTAATTATCTGTGTTCCCACACCGCTGACAATCACCCGAGATCCGGATATTTCCTATATTCAGGCCTCAACGGAAGAAATCAGAAAATCCTTGCGCCCCGGTCAAATCATAACCTTAGAAAGCACCACCTATCCGGGAACCACAGAGCAAGTTATTCTTCCTTTACTGGAAAAAACCGGATTAAAAGTGGGACAGGACTTCTTTCTGGCCTTCTCTCCGGAACGGGTCGATCCCGGTAATAAACGCTTTACTACGAAAAACACCTCTAAAGTGGTTGGCGGTATGACGCCTTATTGCTTAGAGATTGCTTATGCTCTTTATAACCAAACAATCAGCAACGTTGTTCCTGTTTCTTCACCGGCTGCTGCAGAATTGACAAAAGTCTTTGAAAACACTTATCGGGCAGTAAATATTGCTATGGTGAATGAGTTAATGATGCTTTGCGACCGCATGGGGATTGATATCTGGGAAGTGGTGGAAGCTGCCGGCACCAAACCCTTTGGGATTCAGACCTTTTATCCCGGTCCTGGAGTGGGAGGGCATTGTATACCCATTGACCCTTTTTATCTCACCTGGAAAGCCCGGGAATACGATTTTCACACCCGCTTCATTGAGCTGGCAGGGGAGATTAATGTAGAAGTCTCTTATTATGTGATTAATAAGGTCATGCGGGCCTTGAACAGTGTTAATAAGAGCTTAAAGGATTCCAATATCTTTGTCCTCGGGGTTGCCTATAAAAAAGATATTGATGATATGCGTGAATCCCCGGCCTTGAAAATTATCGAACTCTTGCGTAAGCAAGGTGCCAATATCGTTTATCATGATCCATATATTCCGGTGATTGAGCCCCATGGAGGAAGCACAATTCACTTAGAAAGCGTACCTTTGACAGATGCTGCCTTAGCTGATGCCGATACAGTATTAATCTTAACAGATCACACTGCTGTGGATTATGAGAGGGTCGTTGAGAAGGCTAAGCTCGTAGTAGACACTCGAAATGCCACTAAAAATGTTTTAAGAAATCGTGAGAAAATCGCCAAAATCTAA
- a CDS encoding O-antigen ligase family protein: protein MEKSKLSENRLLIILEVFVTLLWIYMVLRWIYYPSTLITLGYLWGIVWVAVKRPRWLPAVLIITFPIEVSKMFIPAYSLPERVATFNVSILDFFRLSQLAIGLRWLYDLWLSHKNNQAYIADKFKVWKRIKTDSLLWLPIVLLGVYLLSTAFSIAPAHSFAETVRLLSLIITLYLAIVYVQDEKDLQRLGYTLIAVGAVLGGVAILQYLTKWFFFPTSAVVVSNRPNTTFADPNIFARFLVVTFWFSVAEFERRTTWSSRVIPLIAILFQGAGLGITGSRGGILALGVSSLIFVLFIPRRKLTLSAMGVMILAIIAAALLNPSIMARIESLRAGLLNASGGIREYLWRSGIAMIRDHPVIGVGVGAFGVAFTTIYPYFNPYSTFYVSLSHTAVITVLAETGIVGFTVLYFLFGKTLQRGWGIARKLQDERLRFLSASIVAGIIAIFISAQGEGRLYEEPLLWLLWAMLVSISQLANLQIRKEHTKL, encoded by the coding sequence ATGGAAAAAAGTAAGTTAAGCGAAAATCGTCTGCTCATAATTCTCGAAGTCTTTGTGACTCTTTTATGGATATACATGGTTCTTCGCTGGATCTATTATCCATCGACTTTAATAACCTTAGGTTATCTCTGGGGAATAGTCTGGGTTGCCGTAAAACGTCCCAGATGGTTACCGGCAGTTCTGATTATTACCTTTCCTATAGAAGTATCAAAAATGTTTATTCCGGCTTACAGCCTACCTGAGCGAGTCGCTACTTTCAATGTCTCTATCTTAGACTTTTTCCGCCTTTCGCAACTAGCCATCGGATTGCGTTGGCTCTATGACTTGTGGCTGAGTCACAAAAATAATCAAGCCTACATAGCAGATAAGTTTAAGGTTTGGAAACGAATAAAAACAGATTCTCTCTTATGGCTCCCTATAGTTCTGCTGGGTGTCTACTTGTTATCAACGGCCTTTTCCATTGCCCCGGCACACTCCTTTGCGGAAACCGTGCGTTTACTTTCCTTGATTATTACCCTTTACCTGGCCATAGTTTATGTCCAAGATGAAAAGGATTTGCAGCGCTTAGGCTATACATTGATTGCAGTTGGGGCGGTTCTGGGAGGAGTTGCAATCCTGCAGTACCTTACTAAGTGGTTTTTCTTCCCCACGTCAGCTGTTGTGGTGAGTAACCGTCCTAATACTACGTTTGCTGATCCTAATATCTTTGCTCGTTTCTTAGTTGTCACCTTCTGGTTCTCTGTGGCTGAGTTTGAACGTCGCACAACCTGGTCATCTCGGGTTATCCCCCTTATTGCTATTTTGTTTCAAGGGGCGGGTTTGGGAATCACCGGCTCGCGAGGCGGAATTTTAGCCCTGGGAGTTTCTTCTCTTATCTTTGTACTGTTCATCCCGCGGCGTAAATTAACACTTTCCGCCATGGGGGTTATGATTTTGGCGATTATCGCTGCGGCCCTTTTAAATCCGTCCATCATGGCACGTATTGAGAGTCTACGGGCGGGATTGTTAAATGCTTCAGGCGGGATTCGGGAGTATTTATGGCGTTCAGGCATAGCTATGATCCGGGATCATCCTGTGATTGGAGTGGGAGTAGGGGCCTTTGGGGTAGCCTTTACTACGATCTATCCTTACTTTAATCCTTACTCGACCTTTTACGTATCTCTTTCCCATACTGCCGTAATTACTGTTCTGGCAGAAACGGGAATTGTTGGTTTTACGGTTCTGTATTTCCTGTTTGGGAAGACTCTCCAGAGAGGGTGGGGGATTGCCCGTAAACTGCAAGATGAGCGCTTGCGCTTTTTGAGTGCCAGTATAGTTGCTGGGATCATAGCAATATTCATCAGCGCTCAAGGAGAAGGCAGATTATATGAAGAACCCTTACTTTGGCTTCTTTGGGCCATGTTAGTCTCAATCTCCCAGCTGGCCAACCTACAGATAAGAAAGGAACATACTAAACTATGA
- a CDS encoding N-acetyltransferase, with amino-acid sequence MNHNLISHSATVPLTTTVGPFCVIGENVVLGENVILGVGCVLGDGARVEDGAEFGNYVSVGEGAVIGQGTRIGDHSTIYPKTILGQDGFIGSNSSIGRLPKASATSTVKAQSDLPSLQMSNGFTIGCSVVLYAGTTYADKAFIGDGTVVRERCSIGQNVVIGSGVVVENDTKIGQFTKIQTGSYITAYMEIEERVFIAPMVTTTNDNYMGRTEKRFKEIKGATIQRGARIGGGAILLPGVKVAPETFVAAGALVTKDTTEKRVIKGFPAKDLREVPEEELLP; translated from the coding sequence ATGAATCATAATCTAATCTCTCACAGTGCAACCGTTCCTTTAACAACAACCGTTGGGCCATTTTGTGTTATCGGTGAAAATGTCGTTCTCGGAGAGAATGTTATCTTAGGAGTCGGGTGTGTTCTTGGCGATGGAGCGAGGGTTGAAGATGGTGCTGAGTTTGGCAACTATGTTAGTGTCGGGGAAGGTGCGGTGATAGGTCAAGGAACTCGCATAGGTGATCATTCCACCATTTACCCGAAGACGATCCTGGGTCAGGATGGTTTCATTGGCAGTAACTCTTCAATCGGACGCTTGCCTAAGGCTTCAGCCACAAGTACGGTAAAAGCCCAGTCGGATTTGCCCTCCTTACAGATGAGCAACGGATTTACAATCGGGTGCTCGGTTGTTCTCTACGCAGGAACCACTTATGCGGACAAAGCCTTTATCGGAGACGGTACCGTCGTTCGTGAGAGGTGTTCAATAGGGCAAAACGTAGTGATTGGCAGCGGTGTAGTGGTTGAAAATGATACTAAGATAGGCCAATTCACAAAGATACAGACAGGTTCTTATATTACCGCCTATATGGAAATTGAAGAACGAGTGTTTATAGCTCCCATGGTCACAACAACAAATGACAATTATATGGGACGAACAGAAAAACGCTTTAAAGAAATAAAGGGTGCTACCATCCAACGTGGGGCCCGTATCGGCGGAGGAGCAATCCTCCTGCCCGGCGTAAAAGTAGCCCCGGAAACCTTCGTGGCCGCAGGGGCCTTGGTTACGAAAGATACCACTGAAAAACGAGTCATCAAAGGTTTTCCTGCCAAGGATCTCCGAGAGGTGCCAGAAGAAGAGCTGTTGCCCTAA